A part of Streptomyces sp. NBC_01497 genomic DNA contains:
- a CDS encoding RDD family protein — protein MSAPTSAAGDGGPAAGYYPDPSIPGYVRYWNGAAWVPGTSMPAPPGSEAEAAAQAASPAGAGPGPASGAAARPAEETGPVFFDEDPSAGVADGPDAGGAPAMGREPSVQQEPASAWQADTSRQSGFGGERDHRVSWGATGPDPRVSGHSPADASELSAAPPTGLTGLTGVPAARGGQDAPQAVPAAASPEPLPSRAVDDSGRHGAPPRSAAPVDSTVALRALAAARRAKDLEGDEGEAAAAARVEDPPGGRREQRRGRGEIAASAAPAALPSGGTPAGERARRSAPAAGAAPWAQQVQGFAQAPAPVIPSPSPSPSASGPAASGPAPVSPSPSPFGSAAGGRAGAEPPVVPWKPPKEDDPFQAAARAQASARPAGLGRRFVARLIDSVVLGAVVGAVVGPLALRARTHVDGEIEAARQSGRTVTVYLLDGTTGVYLAIAVAVLLVVGVLYEALPTAKWGRTLGKKICGLTVRDLESFDPPRFRGALTRWLVYGVLGLVVVGILNVLWCLFDRPWRQCWHDKAARTFVAGGTG, from the coding sequence ATGAGCGCCCCGACATCGGCAGCCGGCGACGGCGGCCCAGCGGCCGGCTACTACCCGGATCCATCCATCCCGGGCTACGTCCGGTACTGGAACGGCGCCGCATGGGTGCCGGGCACCAGCATGCCCGCCCCTCCCGGCAGCGAGGCCGAGGCCGCCGCGCAGGCCGCCTCGCCCGCCGGGGCCGGCCCGGGACCCGCCTCGGGGGCCGCGGCGCGCCCCGCCGAGGAGACAGGTCCGGTCTTCTTCGACGAGGACCCGTCCGCGGGCGTGGCCGACGGCCCCGACGCGGGGGGCGCCCCGGCCATGGGCCGGGAACCCTCCGTACAGCAGGAGCCCGCGTCGGCCTGGCAGGCGGACACGTCCCGTCAGTCGGGGTTCGGCGGCGAGCGCGACCACCGGGTCTCCTGGGGCGCCACCGGTCCCGACCCCCGGGTGTCCGGCCACTCCCCGGCGGACGCCTCGGAACTGTCCGCAGCCCCGCCCACCGGCCTGACCGGTCTGACGGGGGTGCCCGCCGCGCGCGGCGGGCAGGACGCGCCGCAGGCCGTGCCCGCCGCCGCGTCGCCCGAGCCGCTGCCGTCCCGTGCGGTCGACGACTCCGGACGGCACGGCGCCCCGCCGCGCTCGGCCGCGCCCGTCGACTCCACCGTCGCGCTGCGGGCCCTGGCGGCTGCGCGACGCGCGAAGGACCTGGAGGGCGACGAGGGGGAGGCTGCAGCGGCGGCCCGCGTCGAGGACCCGCCCGGGGGCCGCCGCGAGCAGCGGCGCGGGCGCGGGGAGATCGCCGCGTCGGCGGCTCCCGCCGCCCTGCCGAGTGGTGGGACCCCGGCCGGCGAGCGGGCACGGCGCTCCGCACCGGCGGCGGGGGCCGCGCCCTGGGCGCAGCAGGTGCAGGGGTTCGCGCAGGCCCCGGCTCCCGTGATCCCGTCCCCCTCCCCGTCGCCTTCGGCGTCCGGCCCTGCCGCATCGGGGCCGGCCCCCGTCTCCCCCTCGCCTTCCCCGTTCGGCTCCGCGGCCGGGGGACGGGCCGGGGCCGAGCCGCCCGTCGTGCCGTGGAAGCCGCCCAAGGAGGACGACCCGTTCCAGGCCGCCGCGCGCGCCCAGGCGAGCGCCCGGCCCGCCGGGCTCGGCAGGCGGTTCGTGGCGCGGCTGATCGACAGCGTCGTACTCGGCGCGGTCGTGGGGGCTGTCGTGGGCCCGCTCGCGCTGCGCGCGCGTACGCATGTCGACGGCGAGATCGAGGCCGCCCGGCAGTCCGGCCGTACGGTGACGGTCTATCTGCTGGACGGCACGACGGGCGTGTACCTGGCGATCGCCGTCGCGGTCCTGCTGGTCGTCGGCGTGCTGTACGAGGCGCTGCCGACCGCGAAGTGGGGACGCACGCTGGGCAAGAAGATCTGCGGCCTGACGGTGCGGGACCTGGAGTCGTTCGACCCGCCCCGGTTCCGCGGGGCGTTGACGCGCTGGCTGGTGTACGGGGTGCTCGGGCTGGTGGTGGTCGGGATCCTGAACGTGCTCTGGTGCCTGTTCGACCGGCCGTGGCGGCAGTGCTGGCA